In Erigeron canadensis isolate Cc75 chromosome 6, C_canadensis_v1, whole genome shotgun sequence, the following are encoded in one genomic region:
- the LOC122603522 gene encoding nematode resistance protein-like HSPRO2 → MYSKKMVDLNCKSNIVSPATDNMPNRSPRPPTSNSNKPSTTNVSVVSPSPAPESDCSAYENYIRLPEMTELWNRNEFLDWKNEVVLKPALHALEFTFRFVSVVLSDPRPYTNQKEWKRRLESLATTQIELISMFCEDDNEIEKVPLVDIGQNGGVLTREGSSAEIWKLSEREETNVLVTQISEESLLPRLATWRKSEDVADKIMYTIECHMRRCPYTLGLGEPNLNGKPSLNFDAVCKPAELHSLTKTPPDHANVNNYENKTLFATHQILESWIRVGHELLKRVELEIDSNQFEKASNDIYIMEKIWKLLTEIQDLHLLMDPDDFLKLKHQLDIKTTSASEPLCFRSIALVEITKRSKNLRHKVPYILDVEVDPMGGPRVQEAAMKLYNKKHDVAKIHLLQGLQAVEGAVKKFYYSYKQLLVMVMGSVEAKGGLGVVNVDSNDSLAPIFLEPTYFPSLDGAKTFLGDYWKNRGKGSM, encoded by the coding sequence atgtattcaaaGAAAATGGTCGATTTAAACTGTAAATCAAATATCGTATCACCTGCTACAGATAACATGCCAAACAGATCACCAAGGCCTCCTACAAGTAATTCTAACAAACCATCGACGACTAATGTTTCCGTAGTTTCACCATCGCCCGCGCCTGAATCCGACTGCTCTGCATACGAGAATTACATACGCCTTCCCGAGATGACCGAGTTATGGAACAGAAACGAGTTTCTAGACTGGAAAAATGAAGTTGTGTTAAAACCGGCTTTACACGCGCTAGAGTTCACCTTTCGGTTTGTTTCAGTTGTCTTATCTGATCCAAGACCGTATACGAATCAGAAGGAATGGAAACGAAGGCTCGAGTCGTTGGCCACAACCCAAATCGAGCTTATTTCGATGTTCTGTGAAGATGATAATGAGATTGAAAAAGTTCCTCTTGTTGATATAGGCCAAAACGGCGGCGTTTTGACACGGGAAGGAAGTTCCGCTGAAATATGGAAGCTGAGCGAACGTGAAGAAACGAATGTTTTAGTCACGCAAATTAGCGAGGAGAGCTTACTGCCTCGGCTTGCCACGTGGAGGAAATCCGAAGATGTAGCGGACAAGATTATGTACACCATCGAATGCCACATGAGACGATGTCCGTACACATTAGGACTAGGCGAACCGAATTTAAACGGTAAGCCTAGCCTTAATTTCGACGCCGTTTGCAAGCCAGCCGAGCTTCATTCCCTTACAAAAACGCCACCCGATCATGCTAACGTCAACAATTACGAGAACAAGACACTTTTCGCGACGCACCAGATCCTTGAGTCATGGATTCGTGTCGGGCACGAGCTTCTTAAACGAGTCGAGCTGGAGATCGATTCAAATCAGTTTGAGAAAGCTTCAAATGATATTTACATTATGGAAAAGATATGGAAGCTGTTAACAGAAATACAAGATCTGCATCTACTAATGGACCCTGATGATTTCTTGAAGCTGAAACACCAGCTGGATATCAAAACGACATCCGCATCGGAACCGTTATGTTTTAGATCAATAGCGTTGGTCGAAATTACAAAACGATCCAAAAATTTAAGACATAAGGTGCCGTACATTTTGGATGTGGAAGTGGATCCAATGGGCGGGCCACGGGTTCAAGAAGCCGCAATGAAGCTATATAACAAAAAACACGATGTTGCCAAAATACATTTGTTACAAGGATTGCAAGCGGTAGAAGGAGCGGTGAAGAAATTCTATTATTCGTATAAACAGTTGTTGGTGATGGTTATGGGAAGTGTGGAGGCCAAAGGCGGGTTGGGTGTTGTCAATGTTGACTCGAACGATTCGTTGGCTCCGATCTTTCTGGAACCGACTTATTTTCCGAGTTTGGATGGTGCCAAGACGTTTCTGGGTGATTATTGGAAAAATAGAGGAAAAGGTTCCATGTAG